A stretch of the Arachis stenosperma cultivar V10309 chromosome 6, arast.V10309.gnm1.PFL2, whole genome shotgun sequence genome encodes the following:
- the LOC130934755 gene encoding secreted RxLR effector protein 161-like, producing MHPNSKLEKDDNGKDVDETRYRGMIGSLMFLTSSRLDIVQSVGVCSRFQSHPRELHLSPVKRIIRYIKGTADFGLWYSKTDEFCIVGYCDAKFVGDHVDRRSTSGMCYFLGQFLNVRSSKKQATVALSTAETEYISTSSYCSQ from the coding sequence ATGCATCCAAATTctaaacttgaaaaggatgataATGGAAAAGATGTTGATGAaacaaggtatagaggaatgataggATCTCTCATGTTTCTAACATCCTCTAGACTGGAcattgttcaaagtgtgggtgtgTGTTCtagatttcaatctcacccaagAGAATTACATCTTTCACCTGTGAAAAGGATCATTAGATACATCAAAGGCACAGCTGATTTTGGTCTTTGGTATTCTAAAACTGACGAATTCTGTATAGTTGGGTATTGTGATGCAAAATTTGTTGGGGATCATGTTGATAGGAGAAGTACTTCTGGAATGTGTTACTTTCTTGGACAATTCCTGAATGTAAGGTCAAGCAAGAAGCAAGCTACTGTTGCTTTATCAACGGCTGAGACCGAATATATCTCAACTTCTTCCTATTGTTCTCAATGA
- the LOC130935811 gene encoding BURP domain protein RD22-like — protein MGFHLFPIITFLMASLVATNNAELSPQIYWKSLLPETPMPKAITSLLHPTGLLNEKFTSVDYEGDGTDVNVGGGNGGVSVGAGKRGKPVHVGVGYSPFDYVYAATETQLHHDPNVALFFLEETLHHGSQMNLHFTKPSNLPSFIPRRLADSIPFASTKAKEIFKKLSIKPDSDDAKSMINTIVSCEKPAISGEEKQCVNSLESMVDFCVSKIGKNVAAVSTEVSKESVLQKYTVTKGVKKLGEKEGVVCHLQNYPYAVFYCHETETIETYYVPLEGADGSRVKAIAVCHTDTLGWNPKHLAFQVLKVEPGTLPICHFLPEDHVVWVPK, from the exons ATGGGATTTCATCTCTTTCCCATTATTACATTTCTCATGGCTTCACTAGTGGCAACTAATAATGCTGAATTGTCTCCTCAAATTTATTGGAAGTCCTTGCTCCCAGAAACTCCAATGCCAAAGGCAATCACCAGTCTGCTACACCCTACAG GTTTGCTGAATGAGAAATTCACCTCAGTGGATTACGAAGGAGATGGCACCGACGTCAACGTTGGCGGAGGAAACGGAGGAGTCTCCGTGGGAGCTGGGAAAAGAGGAAAGCCAGTACACGTCGGCGTAGGGTACTCTCCATTTGACTATGTATATGCAGCTACAGAGACACAGTTACATCACGATCCCAACGTCGCGCTTTTCTTCTTAGAAGAGACCTTGCATCATGGATCACAGATGAACCTGCACTTCACCAAACCTTCCAATCTACCATCCTTCATTCCTCGCCGACTCGCAGATTCCATTCCCTTCGCGTCAACCAAGGCGAAGGAAATATTCAAGAAATTATCCATCAAACCAGATTCGGACGATGCCAAAAGCATGATAAATACAATAGTCAGTTGCGAAAAGCCTGCGATCTCTGGAGAGGAAAAGCAATGCGTGAATTCTTTGGAGTCCATGGTTGATTTCTGCGTTTCCAAGATTGGGAAAAATGTTGCGGCGGTTTCTACCGAAGTGAGCAAAGAAAGCGTTTTACAAAAGTATACGGTTACCAAAGGAGTGAAGAAACTTGGAGAAAAGGAGGGAGTTGTGTGCCATTTACAGAATTACCCTTACGCGGTATTTTATTGTCATGAAACAGAGACCATTGAAACTTATTATGTGCCTTTGGAGGGTGCTGACGGGAGCAGAGTTAAAGCAATAGCCGTGTGCCATACTGACACATTGGGATGGAACCCAAAGCACTTGGCCTTCCAAGTTCTGAAAGTTGAGCCTGGAACTCTTCCAATTTGTCACTTTCTTCCTGAGGACCATGTTGTTTGGGTTCCAAAGTAA